The DNA window ctatttattgagcatccccTTGGGGCCGGGCACCGTGCTCACCTCCTGGACTACGCAGGTGATTAAGACCCGGGTCGCGCTCCTGGAGGGGCTCGAGGTCCGACCGCTGTAAGCTGAGGTTAGGAGGTGTAGGGAGTTGATATCTcccttctccccccgccccagtaCTCTGCTCCCCTAAGTGCGCCCCCTTAActgacttcctgctcagtggcaCTGCGGGCTCGCGTCTGGGGGGTCCCATCCCACCTCGTCTCTGCCCCCGAGAGCCCCCATTGGAGCTTCGGGCCGCGGCTCCTCAGGCAGCCGCACACCCCATCCGCGGACGGGGTTCCGTCTGAGCCGGCCGGCGCGTTTGGAGCTCAGGGGAAGTTGGGAACTTTGCAGGGGCCCCggctgcaggagcagggggactggggggctcgggggtgtgggcgccccccccaccgccccccgcaGGCCATCGCACACCTCCGGCAGCTCCCCCAGGCTTCCGAGGGCGCGCGGGGAGGGCCGCGGTGCCCGAGCGCCCGCGGCGGTGGAGAGCTGCCGGGGAGCCGGGGGCGCCCCGAGGGAGCCCCGAGGGAGCCCCCGCACGTGGAGGGGAGGAAACTTTGCGCGGCTGCGAGGCGGCCGCGGCGAGCCGGGCCGGGGAAGGGAGCCCGGCGGCCGCTCCAGGGGCGCGCTCCCAGCCCGCCTCCCCGCgcaccccaccccttccctccgCCGCGCGCAGCGCCGCGGCCCCTGCGAGCTGCGGCCGGATCCGCCCCGGCGCAGCAGGGCCCGACTCGCACCCACGACCCCGGGCCTCCGCCCTCGCTCCCGGCCCCGGAGCGCCCCgggcctccccgccgccccccggcaGCGACGCGGGCGGCCAGGACGCCCCGAGAAGGCCGGCCGCCCGCGGCCAcgtcccggcccggcccgcgcgcgCCGAGGAGCGGAGCCAGGGGCCGGCGCTCGCTCGGGCTCCCTCCCGGccgcgccgcctgcagccccgagGGCCTCCGCCGGCCCCGGCCGCAGCTCCCCGCGGCGcccggccgccgcctcccgccccggccGCGGGGAGCGAGCTCGCCCACCAGGTAAGGACGGCTGCGCGCCGCAGGGCTCCGGCTCGGGCGGGCGTGTTTCGGAAAGTTGATTTGAAATGCGTCCAAGAGAGAGCAGGGCCAGCCGCGGCTCCTCCCCGAGGCGACTTCCCCGCTCCCGCAGACGTTCCCGGCACCGGCCGGCCGGCGGGAGgaccgccccgcgcgcccccagCGGCTCTCGGCGCCCGGGGTCGGCGAGCAGGCGGGCGCGCTCCGGCTCGCTCTCCCggccccgcccgggccccggcAGGTGAGGGGCGCGAGGGGgagcacccaccccacccctcggTCCCGGCCTCCCCGCGGCGCTGGGTCCCCGCGGAGCCGTCCCTGGGGCCCGCAGGGGTGCAGGTCGGGGCGGAGTCGGACTCGGGATGGGGAACCGCGGCTGGGACCGCGCGAGGGtgtgcgcgggggcgggggggcagggaaggggaagcGCAGTTGGGGGGCGGAGGTCTCAGTACAAAACGCGTTGACTTCAAGTGAAATCAGATCACTCGGCAGTTCGCGGTGACTcgcctctgctcccaccccacgTTGCTCTGGGCTGGACTCTCGTCCTGGGGACCCCGGGCACTCCCGCCGTGCTTTCCCAGGAGTGCGGCGGCCCCGGGCTCCCGGTCCCGGAGCGCACGGACCCCAGAAGCAGCGTTTCCTCTCCTCCGCAGGtcctcccggcccggcccgaACATGCTGGACGGCCTGAAGATGGAGGAGAACTTTCAAAGCGCCATCGAGACTTCGGCGTCCTTCTCGTCGCTGCTGGGTGAGTGTTCAGGCCGCGCGCCCCGGGGCGCACCCTCTTTGCACCGgaccccagccctgcagcccggCTCGCCGGGTCCCGGTCGGAGGAAAGGg is part of the Canis lupus familiaris isolate Mischka breed German Shepherd chromosome 38, alternate assembly UU_Cfam_GSD_1.0, whole genome shotgun sequence genome and encodes:
- the LOC119868085 gene encoding uncharacterized protein LOC119868085 → MFGPGREDLRRRGNAASGVRALRDREPGAAALLGKHGGSARGPQDESPAQSNSEPERARLLADPGRREPLGARGAVLPPAGRCRERLRERGSRLGEEPRLALLSLGRISNQLSETRPPEPEPCGAQPSLPAYSGRTSSPSRSATRVLITCVVQEQPYEVETMIILILQQSVEPAGELPHLWQRTQKLHHQTHERLWLRSGERVRTGSGPALTCRSPKGAGAPGRKYFNLRADSNPKRFRRLLEDPILRHVRNIQGGSSSVDSLA